The Chryseobacterium geocarposphaerae genome has a window encoding:
- the mreC gene encoding rod shape-determining protein MreC, producing MGFLLRLFSKNALFVFFIFLQIIALVLIFSRNAMQRSWIAGQSAALNSWFSGYIDEGVSYLKLKQINEDLVAQNKSLMMELYGKQGAKNPVFRKVHDTLGGGQIYTFVDGEIVFNSINRRNNYFTINRGKRDGVFPQMGVMAPKGIAGIVINSTDSYALVQSVLSVNKIRINAALKNSGYFGTLTWNGDNSRIMHLADVPKYVALKIGDTVVTDGKSAIFPKGVMIGTIAGYSVDNKTGFWDISVELSEKMGALSKVYVVKNLKKAEVQKIQDTMQAVIKKEND from the coding sequence ATGGGATTTTTGCTGAGATTATTTTCGAAGAACGCACTTTTTGTCTTCTTTATATTTCTGCAAATTATTGCTCTGGTTCTGATATTCTCTAGAAACGCAATGCAAAGATCCTGGATTGCGGGTCAGTCAGCCGCATTGAATTCCTGGTTTTCCGGGTATATCGATGAAGGAGTTTCATATCTTAAGTTAAAGCAAATCAATGAAGATCTTGTTGCTCAGAACAAATCTTTAATGATGGAGCTTTACGGGAAGCAGGGAGCAAAAAATCCTGTTTTCAGAAAAGTTCACGATACTTTGGGCGGCGGACAGATTTATACTTTCGTAGACGGTGAGATTGTTTTCAATAGTATTAACCGAAGAAATAACTATTTTACCATTAACAGAGGAAAAAGAGATGGTGTATTTCCGCAAATGGGAGTAATGGCACCTAAAGGAATTGCAGGTATTGTGATTAACTCTACAGATAGCTATGCTTTGGTTCAATCTGTTTTAAGTGTGAATAAAATCAGAATCAACGCTGCATTAAAAAACTCAGGATATTTCGGAACTTTAACATGGAACGGTGACAATTCCCGAATAATGCATCTTGCTGACGTTCCCAAATATGTTGCCTTAAAGATTGGCGATACTGTAGTTACAGACGGAAAATCGGCAATTTTCCCTAAAGGAGTAATGATAGGAACTATTGCAGGGTATTCAGTGGATAACAAGACGGGGTTTTGGGACATTTCTGTTGAATTAAGTGAGAAAATGGGAGCCCTGAGCAAAGTCTATGTGGTTAAAAACCTGAAAAAAGCTGAGGTTCAAAAGATTCAGGATACAATGCAAGCTGTAATAAAAAAGGAAAATGATTAG
- a CDS encoding rod shape-determining protein: MSLFDMFTQEIAIDLGTANTLIIHNNKIVIDQPSIVAIERSTGRPIAVGEQAKHMQGKTHEDIKTIRPLKDGVIADFHASEHMIKEFIKKIPGIKGKFIQPALRIVICIPSGITEVEKRAVRDSAQKVNAKEVRLIYEPMAAAIGVGIDVQKPEGNMIIDIGGGTTEIAVVALGGIVCDKSVKIAGDVFTNDIAYYLRTHHNLYIGERTAERIKIEVGSAVEDLEVDIEDIPVQGRDLITGKPKEIMVGYKEIARALDKSIIRIEDSVMETLSLTPPELAADIYKTGIYLAGGGALLRGLADRLHKKTGLPVFVAEDPLRAVVRGTGIALKNMDKFNFLIK; this comes from the coding sequence ATGAGTTTATTCGATATGTTTACGCAAGAAATTGCGATAGACCTTGGTACAGCTAATACCCTTATCATCCATAATAATAAAATTGTTATAGATCAGCCGTCAATTGTAGCAATTGAACGTTCTACGGGTAGGCCGATTGCTGTAGGAGAGCAGGCAAAACATATGCAGGGGAAAACTCATGAGGATATTAAGACAATTCGTCCGTTGAAAGATGGGGTAATTGCAGATTTTCATGCTTCTGAGCATATGATTAAGGAGTTTATTAAAAAGATTCCTGGAATTAAGGGTAAATTTATTCAGCCGGCATTGAGAATTGTAATCTGTATTCCTTCCGGGATTACTGAGGTTGAAAAAAGAGCGGTAAGAGATTCTGCTCAAAAAGTAAATGCTAAAGAAGTACGTTTGATTTATGAGCCAATGGCTGCGGCAATAGGGGTTGGAATCGACGTTCAGAAGCCTGAGGGTAATATGATTATCGATATAGGTGGAGGTACTACTGAAATTGCTGTAGTTGCTTTAGGAGGTATTGTTTGTGACAAATCTGTAAAAATTGCAGGCGACGTTTTTACGAATGATATTGCTTATTACTTAAGAACACATCACAATCTTTATATTGGAGAAAGAACTGCTGAAAGAATTAAAATTGAAGTGGGTTCTGCAGTTGAAGATCTGGAAGTTGATATTGAAGATATTCCGGTTCAGGGTAGAGACCTTATTACAGGTAAGCCAAAAGAAATTATGGTTGGATATAAGGAAATTGCAAGAGCTTTGGATAAATCGATCATCAGAATTGAAGATTCTGTAATGGAAACACTTTCTTTAACTCCGCCTGAATTGGCAGCGGATATTTACAAAACAGGTATTTATCTTGCAGGTGGTGGTGCATTACTAAGAGGTCTTGCAGACAGATTGCATAAAAAGACTGGTCTTCCTGTTTTTGTAGCAGAAGATCCGTTGAGAGCGGTTGTTCGCGGAACGGGTATTGCGCTTAAGAATATGGATAAATTCAATTTCTTAATAAAATAA
- the hemA gene encoding glutamyl-tRNA reductase: MLQYSNIHQTANFSVLSISFEKADVETRGKFAFFDENIKNFVTRIHDENLGDAFVVSTCNRTEIYTTSPNYLLIAEEYCKTIGVNLMDFLQFANILTKEEALTHLFRVAAGLESQIIGDFEIIGQIKKAYNRFKKERQNSNPFLERAINSAIQISKRIKNETGISNGAASVSYAAVHYILNNQKRIAEKNILLLGVGEIGQNTVENLVKHVYQPKIKIANRTQETAAKISEKYNIPHIDYADFDKELSGTDILIVATGARHPIVNKSHFPNGKETLVIDLSIPNNVDKNVMENENVTLIDVDELSKQIQETIQQREKEIPKAEKIIKELTKDFLEWEKKRKLAPNIHHFKAVLKNMERNEMHNFYKKNKYINITDMELSDKMIQKITNRFAKYIIDNPLKAEEISKLMHEILVEQPNNEFNEKH; this comes from the coding sequence ATGTTACAGTATTCCAACATCCATCAAACTGCGAATTTCTCGGTACTTTCCATTAGCTTTGAAAAGGCTGATGTGGAAACCAGGGGAAAGTTTGCCTTCTTTGATGAAAACATCAAAAATTTTGTCACCCGAATTCATGATGAGAACCTAGGGGATGCATTTGTAGTATCCACCTGTAACAGAACCGAAATCTATACCACTTCACCCAATTATCTTTTAATTGCTGAAGAGTATTGCAAAACGATTGGAGTTAACCTGATGGACTTCTTACAATTTGCCAATATTTTAACTAAAGAAGAGGCTTTAACCCACCTGTTCAGGGTTGCAGCAGGTCTAGAAAGCCAAATCATTGGGGATTTCGAAATTATCGGGCAAATCAAAAAAGCGTATAACCGTTTTAAAAAAGAAAGACAAAACTCGAATCCTTTTTTAGAAAGAGCCATAAATTCCGCGATTCAGATTTCTAAAAGAATCAAAAACGAAACCGGAATCTCTAACGGGGCAGCTTCCGTATCTTATGCGGCGGTTCATTATATTTTAAATAATCAAAAGAGAATTGCTGAAAAAAACATTCTGCTTTTAGGAGTAGGTGAAATTGGACAGAATACGGTTGAAAATCTGGTAAAGCACGTTTATCAGCCAAAAATTAAAATTGCTAACCGAACTCAGGAAACAGCCGCAAAAATTTCAGAGAAATACAATATTCCTCATATCGATTATGCTGATTTTGATAAAGAGCTCAGCGGAACCGATATTCTTATCGTAGCAACCGGAGCAAGACATCCGATTGTTAACAAATCTCATTTCCCGAATGGAAAAGAAACTTTAGTTATTGACCTTTCTATTCCCAATAACGTTGATAAAAACGTGATGGAAAATGAAAATGTAACATTAATTGATGTTGATGAGCTTTCGAAACAGATTCAGGAAACCATTCAGCAAAGGGAAAAAGAAATTCCAAAGGCAGAAAAAATTATTAAAGAGCTGACAAAAGATTTCCTTGAATGGGAAAAAAAGAGAAAGCTGGCTCCCAACATTCATCATTTCAAAGCGGTTTTAAAGAATATGGAGCGCAATGAAATGCACAATTTTTACAAGAAGAACAAGTACATAAACATCACGGATATGGAACTTTCCGATAAAATGATTCAGAAAATTACCAACCGTTTTGCAAAATATATCATCGATAATCCTTTAAAAGCCGAAGAAATTAGTAAATTAATGCACGAAATATTAGTTGAACAACCAAACAACGAATTCAATGAAAAGCATTAG
- the hemC gene encoding hydroxymethylbilane synthase: MKSIRIGTRNSALALWQAREVARHLQNSNYLTEIVPIVSSGDKNLTQPLYSLGITGVFTRDLDVALLNDEIDIAVHSLKDVPTQLPQNIEIVAYLERDFPQDVLIRKESARNKEFHELKLATSSLRRRAFWLKNFPNAEFSDIRGNIQTRLQKLEEGDFDATILSLAGIKRMKMDIDYEMLPFLIPAPSQGVIAVAGHSDKKDINDILKSINHTPTQICVEMERNFLSTLEGGCTAPIGAFAEIFEDQIRFKGALCSLDGKNCIATDESFIYNEEENFGEKFAKVVLENGGKELMTEIKSQI; encoded by the coding sequence ATGAAAAGCATTAGAATCGGAACCCGAAACTCCGCATTGGCACTTTGGCAGGCAAGAGAAGTTGCGAGGCATCTTCAAAACAGCAATTATTTAACGGAAATCGTCCCTATTGTCTCTTCAGGCGATAAGAACCTTACTCAGCCGCTTTATTCTTTAGGAATTACGGGTGTTTTCACAAGAGATCTTGATGTTGCATTATTAAATGACGAGATCGATATTGCCGTGCATTCCCTGAAAGATGTTCCTACACAATTACCTCAAAACATTGAGATCGTTGCTTATCTGGAAAGAGATTTCCCACAGGACGTCCTGATCAGAAAAGAATCTGCACGAAATAAAGAATTCCATGAACTGAAATTAGCAACCAGCAGCTTAAGAAGAAGAGCTTTCTGGTTAAAAAACTTTCCTAATGCTGAGTTTTCAGATATCCGCGGAAACATTCAAACCCGTCTTCAGAAATTGGAAGAAGGAGATTTTGACGCCACGATTTTATCCTTAGCCGGAATTAAAAGAATGAAAATGGATATCGATTATGAAATGCTGCCATTTTTAATTCCTGCTCCGTCGCAGGGCGTTATTGCCGTTGCCGGACATTCCGATAAAAAAGACATCAACGATATTTTAAAATCAATCAATCACACTCCTACCCAAATCTGTGTAGAAATGGAAAGAAATTTCCTGAGCACTCTTGAAGGCGGATGTACAGCTCCCATCGGAGCTTTTGCTGAAATTTTTGAGGATCAGATCCGTTTTAAAGGAGCCCTTTGTTCTTTAGACGGCAAAAACTGTATCGCAACAGATGAAAGCTTCATCTATAATGAAGAAGAAAATTTTGGAGAAAAATTTGCAAAAGTTGTTCTCGAAAATGGCGGAAAAGAACTCATGACGGAAATTAAAAGTCAGATTTAA
- a CDS encoding DUF1287 domain-containing protein: MRKYFTILIIMFCVLTLKAQNQFAQKLSDAALSLTKDKVTYDPAYFTIKYPNGDIPSDKGVCTDVIIRAYRKLGIDLQKEVHEDMVKNFSKYPKTWGLKKTDTNIDHRRVPNLRVFFARFGKSKSIETKPELYIPGDIVTWILPGNLTHIGIVVNRKSADGKRYLIVHNIGGGQVIEDCLFKFTITGHYQYQK, encoded by the coding sequence ATGAGAAAGTATTTCACCATTCTTATCATTATGTTTTGTGTCTTAACTTTAAAAGCACAGAATCAGTTTGCCCAAAAACTTTCTGATGCCGCTTTAAGTTTAACAAAAGACAAAGTCACCTACGATCCCGCTTATTTTACGATCAAATATCCGAATGGAGATATTCCCTCGGATAAAGGAGTATGCACAGATGTTATTATCAGAGCCTACAGAAAATTGGGAATTGATCTTCAGAAAGAGGTGCATGAAGATATGGTGAAAAATTTTTCAAAATATCCTAAAACATGGGGCTTGAAAAAGACCGACACCAATATTGATCATCGCAGAGTTCCTAATTTAAGGGTATTCTTTGCCAGGTTCGGAAAATCAAAATCAATAGAAACCAAACCGGAACTGTATATTCCCGGAGATATTGTAACCTGGATTTTACCCGGAAATTTAACGCACATCGGTATTGTGGTCAACAGAAAATCGGCAGACGGAAAACGATATTTAATTGTTCATAATATCGGAGGAGGACAGGTTATTGAAGACTGTTTATTTAAATTTACCATTACCGGACATTATCAATATCAGAAATAA
- a CDS encoding peptidoglycan recognition protein family protein — MKNSISFLFILIIGFAAGQKNELKIINKPISYSEERVRLSLEYLKEHHGLVQKTPTIVPKMIVLHYTAGGNVESNFKYFNKTTLESGRSTLKKQSTLNVSSQFIIDRDGTIYQLMEPTQFARHTIGLNYCAIGIENIGSKKEPLTEKQVVANAQLVRYLTQKYKIEYLIGHSEYGIFRNSKLWKESDPKYFTGKEDPGKDFMNKVRFQVADLHLKDQP, encoded by the coding sequence ATGAAAAATAGTATTAGCTTTCTATTTATATTGATAATAGGTTTTGCAGCAGGACAGAAAAACGAACTGAAAATCATTAATAAACCGATCAGCTATTCCGAGGAAAGAGTTCGATTAAGTTTAGAATATCTGAAGGAACATCACGGATTGGTTCAAAAAACGCCAACAATAGTTCCTAAAATGATCGTTCTTCATTATACTGCAGGCGGAAATGTAGAAAGTAATTTCAAATATTTTAATAAAACAACTCTGGAAAGCGGAAGAAGTACTTTAAAGAAGCAAAGTACACTAAATGTTTCTTCCCAATTCATTATTGATCGTGACGGGACAATTTATCAGTTAATGGAGCCTACTCAATTCGCAAGACATACCATAGGATTAAATTACTGTGCAATAGGAATTGAAAATATCGGAAGTAAAAAGGAACCGCTTACAGAAAAACAAGTTGTAGCTAATGCACAACTCGTAAGATATTTAACTCAGAAATATAAAATTGAATATCTTATCGGCCATTCGGAGTATGGTATTTTCAGAAACTCAAAACTCTGGAAAGAATCTGATCCCAAATATTTCACGGGAAAAGAAGATCCGGGAAAAGATTTTATGAACAAAGTGAGATTTCAGGTCGCCGATTTACATTTAAAAGATCAACCTTAA
- a CDS encoding uroporphyrinogen-III synthase, translated as MKILFTKTIDPAVISKELGEDILVDCVEVIKTNPIKVKPFDLKNYSLIFTSAKGVNSFFKNGFKPNENFTAKNYNKIYCVGEKTKRELRKNGFGTFKMLKNADNLSKFIIAHCQHEKFLHFCGNIALDVLDENLPLQNISYKKVIIYNTEQINPLINEKYHVTVFFSPSGVRSFANRNSFDDTTLVSIGETTANELRKYTSNPILVSEGNNLMCVLKLIKKEILNKN; from the coding sequence ATGAAGATTTTATTTACCAAAACCATAGATCCAGCTGTTATATCCAAAGAATTAGGAGAGGATATTTTAGTTGACTGTGTCGAGGTAATTAAAACAAATCCTATAAAGGTAAAACCGTTTGATCTGAAAAATTATTCATTGATTTTTACAAGCGCAAAAGGAGTAAATTCCTTTTTTAAAAACGGATTTAAGCCCAACGAAAATTTTACCGCAAAAAACTACAATAAAATTTACTGTGTGGGTGAAAAAACAAAACGTGAATTAAGAAAAAACGGCTTTGGTACTTTTAAAATGCTGAAAAATGCTGACAACCTTTCAAAATTTATTATAGCTCACTGTCAGCATGAAAAATTTTTACACTTCTGTGGAAACATAGCACTGGATGTGCTTGACGAAAATCTTCCTTTACAAAACATCAGCTATAAAAAAGTCATCATTTACAACACAGAGCAAATCAATCCGTTGATAAATGAAAAATATCATGTCACTGTATTTTTTAGTCCGAGCGGAGTTCGTAGTTTTGCAAATCGAAATTCCTTTGATGATACTACTCTTGTTTCAATTGGTGAAACCACGGCCAATGAATTAAGAAAGTATACTTCAAACCCGATTTTAGTTTCAGAAGGAAACAATCTGATGTGTGTTTTGAAACTGATTAAAAAGGAAATTCTAAACAAAAATTGA
- the hemE gene encoding uroporphyrinogen decarboxylase produces the protein MIKNDLYLKALRGETVERPPVWMMRQAGRYLPEFIALRDQYDFFTRCQTPELASEITVQPIRRFPLDAAILFSDILVVPQAMGIDFKMKESVGPWLDTPIRTMEQVQNVVVPDVNDTLGYVFDAIELTLQKLDNEIPLIGFAGSPWTILCYCVEGKGSKAFDIAKSFCFQQPEAAHLLLQKITDTTIAYLKRKVEKGVSAVQVFDSWGGMLSPADYQEFSWKYINQIVEALSPLTHVVVFGKGCWFALEDMTMSKVSALGVDWTITPEMARTMTNHTMTLQGNFDPARLHSTPETIKKMVTEMINRFGKDRYIANLGHGILPNIPVENAEAFIRAVVDWKPNI, from the coding sequence ATGATTAAGAACGACCTATACTTAAAAGCACTTCGCGGAGAAACCGTAGAAAGACCACCAGTTTGGATGATGAGACAAGCGGGAAGATATTTACCGGAATTCATTGCGCTGCGTGATCAATATGATTTCTTCACAAGATGTCAGACTCCGGAACTGGCTTCTGAAATTACAGTACAGCCGATCAGAAGGTTTCCGTTGGATGCTGCGATTTTATTTTCTGATATTTTGGTGGTTCCGCAAGCAATGGGAATTGACTTTAAAATGAAAGAATCTGTTGGTCCGTGGCTGGATACTCCGATCAGAACAATGGAGCAGGTTCAGAATGTTGTGGTTCCGGATGTGAATGATACGTTAGGATACGTTTTTGATGCCATTGAACTGACTTTGCAAAAATTAGACAATGAAATTCCATTAATCGGTTTTGCAGGTTCTCCCTGGACAATTCTTTGCTATTGTGTAGAAGGAAAAGGAAGTAAGGCATTTGATATTGCTAAATCTTTCTGTTTCCAGCAACCGGAGGCGGCTCATTTATTACTTCAGAAAATTACGGATACTACCATCGCTTACCTGAAAAGAAAAGTGGAAAAAGGGGTTTCTGCGGTTCAGGTTTTCGATTCTTGGGGAGGAATGCTTTCTCCGGCTGACTACCAGGAATTCTCTTGGAAGTATATCAATCAGATCGTTGAAGCTTTAAGTCCTTTAACTCACGTTGTTGTTTTTGGTAAAGGATGCTGGTTTGCTTTGGAAGATATGACGATGTCTAAAGTTTCGGCTTTAGGAGTTGACTGGACGATTACCCCGGAAATGGCAAGAACAATGACGAACCATACCATGACGCTGCAGGGAAATTTTGATCCTGCAAGATTGCATTCTACACCTGAAACTATTAAAAAGATGGTGACAGAAATGATTAACCGTTTCGGAAAAGACAGATATATCGCGAATTTAGGTCACGGAATTTTACCGAATATTCCTGTAGAAAATGCAGAAGCGTTTATCAGAGCGGTTGTGGATTGGAAACCCAACATTTAA
- a CDS encoding NAD(P)H-dependent oxidoreductase, which produces MELIEKLNWRFATKAMNGQKVPQEKVDKILEAARLAPTSSGLQPFEIIVVTNQEIKEQIKPHAWNQPQITDCSHLLVFAAWDTYTEERINKMFDLTNDIRGFKNEGWENYRQMLLSTYPQRSAEENFTHAAKQAYISFGAAIIAAAFEEVDSTPMEGFSPEEVDKVLNLKEKGLKSVLLLPLGYRDASNDWLVNLTKVRKSKEDFITEVN; this is translated from the coding sequence ATGGAATTAATTGAAAAATTGAACTGGAGATTTGCAACTAAAGCAATGAACGGTCAAAAAGTGCCACAGGAAAAAGTGGATAAAATATTAGAGGCAGCAAGATTAGCACCTACGTCAAGCGGACTTCAGCCTTTTGAAATCATCGTGGTTACCAATCAGGAAATCAAGGAACAGATTAAACCTCACGCATGGAATCAGCCACAGATTACAGACTGTTCTCATCTTTTGGTTTTTGCGGCTTGGGATACGTATACAGAGGAAAGAATCAATAAAATGTTTGATCTGACAAATGATATCAGAGGCTTTAAGAACGAAGGCTGGGAAAACTACAGACAGATGCTGTTGAGTACATACCCACAAAGATCTGCTGAAGAAAACTTTACTCATGCCGCGAAACAGGCTTATATTTCATTTGGTGCAGCCATTATCGCTGCGGCGTTCGAAGAGGTAGATTCTACACCAATGGAAGGCTTTTCTCCGGAAGAAGTGGATAAAGTATTAAATTTAAAAGAAAAAGGGCTAAAAAGCGTTCTATTGCTACCGTTAGGTTACAGAGATGCATCAAACGACTGGTTGGTAAACCTTACTAAGGTGAGAAAATCAAAAGAAGATTTCATTACAGAAGTCAATTAA